From one Catellatospora sp. IY07-71 genomic stretch:
- a CDS encoding long-chain fatty acid--CoA ligase has protein sequence MTINVPYRSIPDMFLQRVAASPDARAFGAPDANDAPVWYTWAQIADRAKAIAAGLTTLGIGREDRVAILANTRLDWIVADLGIMCSGAATTTVYPTTEPEDACFIVADSGSKVLIAENPAQAAKMSPAAVPTLTHVILIDGAADPAAAIPQLTLAELERRGAEVLAGQPTLVDDLVAAIEPDGLATLIYTSGTTGRPKGVELLHRGWCWEGVAQSDVGVLLPSDLQFLWLPLSHSFGKTLICGIIHVGVPTYVDGRVEKIIDNLSLIRPTLMCAAPRIFEKVYNKVVTQATSAGGLKAKIFAWALRTGRAKVALEQAGKPVPGGLMRKYGIAHKLVFSKLHARLGGNIRYMVSGSAALSVPIAEFFAAAGLPISEGYGLTESSAGNFVNRPGQLKIGTVGQALADLQVRIDTDGEVLLRGAPVMRGYHNLPAETASVFTEDGFFRTGDIGELDADGFLKITDRKKDLVKTSGGKYIAPSHIEGLFKALCPYTSQVLVIGNARNYCTMLVTLDPEAIVGWAAGTSVEGRPYDEIVGSAEAVAMVQGHVDELNAKLNRWETIKKFTILPRDLTIEHGEITPSMKLKRRTVETNFSSEIERMYEGSLVEI, from the coding sequence ATGACCATCAACGTGCCTTACCGGTCCATCCCGGACATGTTCCTGCAGCGCGTCGCCGCCTCGCCGGACGCGCGCGCCTTCGGCGCCCCCGACGCGAACGACGCGCCGGTCTGGTACACCTGGGCCCAGATCGCCGACCGGGCCAAGGCGATCGCCGCCGGCCTGACCACGCTGGGGATCGGCCGCGAAGACCGCGTCGCCATCCTGGCGAACACCCGCCTCGACTGGATCGTCGCCGACCTGGGCATCATGTGCTCGGGCGCGGCCACCACGACGGTCTACCCGACCACCGAGCCCGAGGACGCCTGCTTCATCGTGGCCGACTCCGGCTCCAAGGTGCTCATCGCGGAGAACCCGGCACAGGCCGCGAAGATGAGCCCCGCCGCGGTGCCGACGCTGACCCACGTCATCCTGATCGACGGCGCGGCCGACCCCGCCGCGGCGATCCCGCAGCTCACCCTCGCCGAGCTGGAGCGGCGCGGCGCCGAGGTGCTGGCCGGGCAGCCGACCCTGGTCGACGACCTGGTCGCCGCCATCGAGCCGGACGGCCTGGCCACCCTGATCTACACCTCCGGCACCACGGGCCGCCCGAAGGGCGTCGAGCTGCTGCACCGCGGCTGGTGCTGGGAGGGCGTGGCGCAGTCCGACGTGGGCGTGCTGCTCCCGAGCGACCTGCAGTTCCTCTGGCTGCCGCTGTCGCACTCGTTCGGCAAGACGCTGATCTGCGGCATCATCCACGTGGGTGTGCCGACCTACGTCGACGGCCGGGTCGAGAAGATCATCGACAACCTGAGCCTGATCCGGCCGACGCTGATGTGCGCCGCGCCGCGCATCTTCGAGAAGGTCTACAACAAGGTGGTCACCCAGGCCACCTCGGCCGGCGGGCTCAAGGCGAAGATCTTCGCCTGGGCGCTGCGGACCGGCCGCGCGAAGGTCGCCCTGGAGCAGGCCGGCAAGCCGGTCCCCGGCGGGCTCATGCGCAAGTACGGCATCGCGCACAAGCTGGTGTTCAGCAAGCTGCACGCGCGCCTGGGCGGCAACATCCGCTACATGGTGTCCGGCTCGGCCGCGCTGTCCGTGCCGATCGCGGAGTTCTTCGCGGCGGCGGGCCTGCCCATCTCCGAGGGCTACGGCCTGACCGAGTCCAGCGCCGGCAACTTCGTCAACCGGCCCGGCCAGCTGAAGATCGGCACGGTCGGCCAGGCGCTGGCCGACCTGCAGGTGCGCATCGACACCGACGGCGAGGTGCTGCTGCGCGGCGCGCCGGTGATGCGCGGCTACCACAACCTGCCGGCCGAGACGGCGAGCGTGTTCACCGAGGACGGCTTCTTCCGCACCGGGGACATCGGCGAGCTGGACGCCGACGGCTTCCTGAAGATCACGGACCGCAAGAAGGACCTGGTCAAGACGTCCGGCGGCAAGTACATCGCGCCGAGCCACATCGAGGGGCTGTTCAAGGCGCTGTGCCCGTACACCTCGCAGGTGCTGGTCATCGGCAACGCCCGCAACTACTGCACGATGCTGGTGACCCTCGACCCCGAGGCGATCGTCGGCTGGGCCGCAGGCACCTCGGTGGAGGGCCGCCCCTACGACGAGATCGTCGGCTCGGCCGAGGCCGTCGCCATGGTGCAGGGGCACGTGGACGAGCTGAACGCGAAGCTCAACCGCTGGGAGACCATCAAGAAGTTCACCATCCTGCCGCGCGACCTGACCATCGAGCACGGAGAGATCACCCCCTCGATGAAGCTGAAGCGACGCACGGTGGAGACCAATTTCTCGTCGGAAATCGAGAGAATGTACGAGGGTTCCCTCGTCGAAATCTGA
- a CDS encoding TIGR03085 family metal-binding protein: protein MTRYAFAERLALADLMTEAGPDAPTLCGDWTVRDLLAHLLLRERRLDAAAGILIKRLAGRTERVQREIAAGDFGALLEQLRTPPRWSPAGLAPLDELVNLSEMFVHHEDVRRAVPGWLPRKLEPGLSSALWTQARRRAALVLRRYPVQVRVIAPGHGTMVAGRPGTTPVNLTGEPGELLMFLFGRQGHARASVDGPAAHTARLRAARLGA, encoded by the coding sequence ATGACCCGGTACGCCTTCGCCGAAAGGCTAGCGCTGGCCGACCTGATGACGGAGGCCGGACCCGACGCGCCGACGCTGTGCGGCGACTGGACGGTACGCGATCTGCTGGCCCACCTGCTGCTACGGGAGCGGCGGCTCGACGCGGCAGCCGGCATCCTCATCAAGCGGCTGGCCGGGCGCACCGAGCGGGTGCAGCGCGAGATCGCGGCCGGCGACTTCGGCGCGCTGCTGGAGCAGCTGCGCACCCCGCCCCGGTGGAGCCCGGCCGGGCTGGCCCCGCTGGACGAGCTGGTGAACCTGTCCGAGATGTTCGTGCACCACGAGGACGTACGCCGCGCCGTCCCGGGCTGGCTGCCGCGCAAGCTGGAGCCGGGCCTGTCCTCGGCGCTGTGGACGCAGGCCCGCCGCCGGGCCGCGCTGGTGCTGCGGCGCTACCCGGTGCAGGTGCGGGTGATCGCGCCCGGCCACGGCACGATGGTCGCCGGACGGCCGGGCACCACGCCGGTCAACCTCACCGGCGAGCCGGGCGAGCTGCTCATGTTCCTGTTCGGGCGGCAGGGGCACGCGCGGGCCAGCGTGGACGGGCCCGCCGCGCACACCGCCCGGCTGCGCGCCGCGCGGCTGGGCGCCTGA
- a CDS encoding acetyl/propionyl/methylcrotonyl-CoA carboxylase subunit alpha, with protein sequence MFTTVLIANRGEIALRVARTCRELGLRVVAVYSTEDRDAPVVGMADDAVCIGPGPARSSYLNMSAILEAARRTGADAVHPGYGFLSEVPDFAEACESVGITFVGPPAATIERLGDKAAARAAMAAAGLPMLPGSDGPVGCPDVAARLAGEIGYPVIVKAVAGGGGRGMQVVHEPGDLVARFREVRSAAQSLFGDDRLYLERYLPAARHVEVQILCDQYGDGVYLGLRDCSAQRRRQKIIEETPAPGLPDDLVRRMGEAALRGALAAGYVGAGTFEFLVDGDGGFHFMEVNCRIQVEHPVTELTHGVDLVREQLLVAAGERLTLRQDELAARGAAIECRVNAEDPARGFVPSPGRITELRLPGGPFVRVDTDAYQGGRVSPAYDPLLAKVVVWAPDRPQALERMRRALGEFHAAGPGLATNRDFLLAVLDHPRFIAGTHDTSLVTGITEQDRARGPIEEASVG encoded by the coding sequence GTGTTCACCACCGTGCTGATCGCCAACCGGGGCGAGATCGCGCTGCGCGTCGCCCGTACCTGCCGCGAGCTGGGGCTGCGCGTGGTGGCCGTCTACTCCACCGAGGACCGTGACGCCCCGGTGGTGGGCATGGCGGACGACGCCGTGTGCATCGGGCCGGGCCCGGCGCGTTCCAGCTACCTGAACATGTCCGCGATCCTGGAGGCGGCCCGGCGCACCGGCGCCGACGCGGTGCACCCCGGCTACGGCTTCCTGTCCGAGGTGCCCGACTTCGCCGAGGCGTGCGAGTCGGTCGGCATCACCTTCGTCGGCCCGCCCGCGGCGACGATCGAGCGGCTGGGCGACAAGGCCGCCGCGCGTGCCGCGATGGCCGCCGCCGGGCTGCCCATGCTGCCCGGCAGCGACGGTCCGGTGGGCTGCCCGGACGTGGCGGCCCGGCTCGCGGGCGAGATCGGCTACCCGGTCATCGTCAAGGCGGTGGCGGGCGGCGGCGGCCGCGGCATGCAGGTCGTGCACGAGCCGGGGGACCTGGTGGCGCGGTTCCGCGAGGTGCGTTCGGCGGCCCAGTCGCTGTTCGGCGACGACCGGCTCTACCTGGAGCGCTACCTGCCCGCCGCGCGCCACGTCGAGGTGCAGATCCTCTGCGACCAGTACGGCGACGGCGTGTACCTGGGCCTGCGCGACTGCTCGGCGCAGCGCCGCCGCCAGAAGATCATCGAGGAGACGCCGGCCCCGGGGCTGCCGGACGACCTGGTCCGGCGGATGGGCGAGGCGGCCCTGCGCGGCGCGCTCGCGGCCGGCTACGTCGGCGCGGGCACGTTCGAGTTCCTCGTGGACGGCGACGGCGGCTTCCACTTCATGGAGGTCAACTGCCGCATCCAGGTCGAGCACCCGGTCACCGAGCTGACCCACGGCGTCGACCTGGTCCGCGAGCAGCTGCTGGTCGCCGCGGGGGAGCGGCTCACGCTGCGGCAGGACGAGCTGGCGGCGCGCGGCGCGGCGATCGAGTGCCGGGTCAACGCCGAGGATCCGGCGCGCGGCTTCGTGCCGTCGCCGGGCCGGATCACCGAGCTGCGGCTGCCCGGCGGGCCGTTCGTCCGCGTCGACACCGACGCCTACCAGGGCGGGCGGGTGTCTCCGGCGTACGACCCGCTGCTGGCCAAGGTCGTGGTCTGGGCCCCGGACCGGCCGCAGGCGCTGGAGCGCATGCGGCGGGCGCTGGGCGAGTTCCACGCCGCCGGGCCGGGCCTGGCCACCAACCGCGACTTCCTGCTCGCGGTGCTCGACCACCCGCGGTTCATCGCGGGCACCCATGACACCTCGCTGGTCACCGGCATCACCGAGCAAGACCGGGCGCGAGGTCCGATCGAGGAGGCATCCGTTGGCTGA
- a CDS encoding YitT family protein yields MPIDATQRRAAPTRRPAPMPLRERLPRRLFQLYAGLAGYGLSISLMLAAHLGNQPWDVLHQGLAHRTGLSVGTVLIIVGALVLLCWIPLRQRPGLGTVSNIVVIGLVVDAANQVLPQPSHIVTRWAFMIGGIVLCGFASGLYIGANLGPGPRDGLMTGLAARTWSLRGWRTVLEVGVVVTGALLGGTVGIGTVLYALAIGPLAQFFLPMLTVAPRAPRTPAAVPEPAPC; encoded by the coding sequence ATGCCAATCGATGCGACCCAGCGCCGGGCCGCCCCCACCCGCCGACCCGCCCCGATGCCGCTGCGCGAGCGGCTCCCCCGACGCCTGTTCCAGCTCTACGCCGGCCTGGCCGGCTACGGCCTCAGCATCAGCCTGATGCTGGCCGCGCACCTCGGCAACCAGCCCTGGGACGTGCTACACCAGGGCCTGGCCCACCGGACCGGCCTGAGCGTGGGCACCGTGCTGATCATCGTCGGCGCACTGGTGCTGCTGTGCTGGATCCCGCTGCGCCAGCGGCCGGGCCTGGGCACCGTCTCCAACATCGTGGTGATCGGCCTGGTCGTGGACGCGGCCAACCAGGTGCTGCCGCAACCCTCGCACATCGTGACGCGGTGGGCCTTCATGATCGGCGGCATCGTGCTCTGCGGCTTCGCCAGTGGCCTCTACATCGGAGCCAATCTCGGCCCCGGCCCGCGCGACGGGCTGATGACCGGGCTCGCCGCCCGCACCTGGTCGCTGCGCGGCTGGCGCACCGTGCTGGAGGTCGGCGTCGTCGTCACCGGCGCGCTGCTCGGCGGCACCGTCGGCATCGGCACCGTGCTCTACGCGCTGGCCATCGGCCCGCTGGCCCAGTTCTTCCTGCCCATGCTCACCGTCGCGCCCCGCGCCCCGCGTACCCCCGCCGCCGTCCCGGAGCCCGCCCCCTGCTGA
- a CDS encoding PLP-dependent aminotransferase family protein translates to MSVSVRGTQLARLLGRWHALPARRRSPDYAALASAVRGLLADGRLALGVRLPAERELAEALEISRTTVSAAYRELRETGHLTSRRGAGSWTTLPNGHRVASSGLWMADDDLDLIDLSCAAMGAPEPMLAAAREAVEDLPRHLADAGYHPSGITELREAVADYYSERGLATSPEQIMITNGVLHALDLILRLQVPVGASVLVESPTYPNALAALAGRRARISTHGLDEAGWDAELLLGALRQTRPSLAYLIPEFHNPTGHLMPPALREQLVATAQRTGTDLVIDESFVDLALDGQPMPPAVASFDRHGRVLTIGGMSKPFWGGLRVGWIRAAAPIVQRLAAVRVGVDTAGPVLDQLVAVRLLARSGEVIPARRAQLAAQRDALVDAVREHLPSWRITVPSGGVTLWAELDGPVSSALARAVEPLGVRLAPGPRFGVDGTLERFIRLPFTQPVPELVEGVRRIAAARYDLDRTGRPQWSEPALIA, encoded by the coding sequence ATGTCCGTCTCGGTACGCGGCACGCAGCTCGCCCGGCTGCTCGGGCGCTGGCACGCGCTGCCCGCCCGCCGCCGCAGCCCCGACTACGCCGCCCTGGCCTCGGCCGTGCGCGGCCTGCTCGCCGACGGCCGGCTGGCGCTGGGCGTGCGGCTGCCCGCCGAGCGGGAGCTGGCCGAGGCGCTGGAGATCTCCCGGACCACGGTCAGCGCGGCGTACCGCGAGCTGCGCGAGACCGGCCACCTGACCAGCCGCCGCGGCGCGGGCAGCTGGACCACCCTGCCCAACGGGCACCGGGTCGCGAGCAGCGGTCTGTGGATGGCCGACGACGACCTGGACCTGATCGATCTGAGCTGCGCGGCGATGGGCGCGCCGGAGCCGATGCTGGCGGCGGCGCGGGAGGCGGTCGAGGACCTGCCGCGCCACCTGGCCGACGCGGGCTACCACCCGAGCGGCATCACCGAGCTGCGCGAGGCCGTCGCCGACTACTACAGCGAGCGCGGCCTGGCCACCAGCCCCGAGCAGATCATGATCACCAACGGCGTGCTGCACGCGCTGGACCTGATCCTGCGGCTGCAGGTGCCGGTCGGCGCGTCGGTGCTGGTCGAGTCGCCGACCTACCCGAACGCGCTGGCCGCGCTCGCCGGGCGGCGGGCCCGGATCAGCACGCACGGCCTGGACGAGGCGGGCTGGGACGCCGAGCTGCTGCTCGGCGCGCTGCGGCAGACCCGGCCGAGCCTGGCGTACCTGATCCCCGAGTTCCACAACCCGACCGGGCACCTGATGCCCCCCGCGCTGCGCGAGCAGCTGGTCGCCACCGCGCAGCGCACCGGCACCGACCTGGTCATCGACGAGTCGTTCGTGGACCTGGCGCTGGACGGCCAGCCGATGCCGCCCGCGGTGGCCTCGTTCGACCGGCACGGCCGGGTGCTGACCATCGGCGGCATGAGCAAGCCGTTCTGGGGCGGGCTGCGGGTCGGCTGGATCCGCGCCGCGGCGCCCATCGTGCAGCGGCTGGCCGCGGTGCGGGTCGGCGTCGACACCGCGGGGCCGGTGCTGGACCAGCTCGTCGCGGTCCGGCTGCTGGCCCGCTCCGGTGAGGTCATCCCGGCTCGCCGCGCGCAGCTCGCCGCGCAGCGCGACGCGCTGGTCGACGCCGTACGCGAGCACCTGCCGAGCTGGCGGATCACCGTGCCCTCGGGCGGGGTGACGCTGTGGGCCGAGCTGGACGGCCCGGTGTCCAGCGCGCTGGCCCGAGCGGTGGAGCCGCTGGGCGTGCGGCTGGCGCCCGGTCCCCGGTTCGGGGTGGACGGCACCCTGGAGCGCTTCATCCGGCTGCCGTTCACCCAGCCGGTCCCCGAGCTGGTCGAGGGCGTCCGCCGGATCGCCGCCGCCCGCTACGACCTGGACCGCACCGGCCGTCCGCAGTGGAGCGAGCCCGCCCTCATCGCCTGA
- a CDS encoding cyclase family protein — MPQQTATTRRTRATAHRPASTTAARFIDLSTPVDAAAWEPEPVLHEIMTPAQGAVHMAEEMKHHFGVDFDPSVLPDGELLSVDTLKLTTHTGTHIDAPSHYGSKASYGTPRHIDEMPLDWFHRPAVCLDLRSATGPTVDADFLATELARIGYQLQPLDIVLLHTGASAWSGTPRYFTEFTGLDAGATNFLLDKGVRVIGTDAFSLDAPFGAMLAKYKETGDRGVLWPAHFTGRDREFCQIERLANLDALPQPYGFTVSCLPIKIKGAGAGWTRAVAIL, encoded by the coding sequence ATGCCACAGCAGACCGCCACGACCCGGCGTACCCGCGCCACGGCCCACCGGCCGGCCTCGACGACCGCCGCCCGCTTCATCGACCTGTCCACGCCCGTGGACGCCGCCGCCTGGGAGCCGGAGCCGGTGCTTCACGAGATCATGACCCCGGCCCAGGGTGCGGTGCACATGGCCGAGGAGATGAAGCACCACTTCGGCGTCGACTTCGACCCGTCCGTGCTGCCCGACGGCGAGCTGCTGTCGGTCGACACGCTCAAGCTCACCACGCACACCGGCACCCACATCGACGCGCCGTCGCACTACGGCAGCAAGGCGAGCTACGGCACGCCCCGGCACATCGACGAGATGCCGCTGGACTGGTTCCACCGGCCCGCGGTCTGCCTCGACCTGCGCTCGGCGACCGGCCCGACGGTCGACGCGGACTTCCTCGCCACCGAGCTGGCCCGCATCGGCTACCAGCTGCAGCCGCTGGACATCGTGCTGCTGCACACCGGCGCCTCGGCCTGGTCCGGCACGCCCCGCTACTTCACCGAGTTCACCGGCCTCGACGCCGGCGCCACGAACTTCCTGCTGGACAAGGGCGTCCGGGTGATCGGCACGGACGCGTTCAGCCTGGACGCCCCGTTCGGCGCGATGCTCGCGAAGTACAAGGAGACCGGCGACCGCGGCGTGCTGTGGCCGGCCCACTTCACCGGCCGCGACCGCGAGTTCTGCCAGATCGAGCGGCTGGCCAATCTGGACGCGCTGCCGCAGCCGTACGGCTTCACGGTGTCCTGCCTGCCCATCAAGATCAAGGGTGCCGGAGCGGGCTGGACCCGCGCCGTGGCCATCCTCTGA
- a CDS encoding ScyD/ScyE family protein has product MILSALAHGTPGAAAPDVTVLYTGLSNPRGLAFDDDGVLYVTEAGRGADGAPDPVCLPRPQGIGCLGATGALARLDRDGSLTRVLTGLPSLAGPDGTEAIGPNDIAFHRHGRSTLLTVGLSEAPANRDTLPEVGQEMGRLLRVRPDVATGRPYTARLQSERFADIAGWEAAHNPDGGELDSNAQSVAYGPGGTAVVDAGANSLLFVTHGGQVSTLAVFGERQMPAPPSMNLPAGTMLPMQSVPMSVAYRDGAYYVAELTGRPFTQGSARIFKVVPGQQPTVYAEGLTTVVDIAFAPNGDLYALEFTHTSMFGPSRGVGALMRIKRGGGAPEMILENVDHPGGIAIRGRNAFITTGSVHPTNGAVIKLRLPA; this is encoded by the coding sequence GTGATTCTCTCCGCGCTCGCCCACGGCACGCCGGGGGCCGCCGCCCCTGACGTGACCGTTCTCTACACGGGCTTGAGCAACCCGCGTGGCCTCGCCTTCGACGACGACGGCGTGCTGTACGTCACCGAGGCAGGCCGGGGCGCCGACGGCGCGCCGGACCCGGTGTGCCTGCCGCGCCCGCAGGGCATCGGCTGCCTCGGGGCGACCGGCGCACTGGCCCGCCTAGACCGCGACGGCTCGCTCACCCGCGTGCTCACCGGCCTGCCCTCGCTGGCCGGCCCCGACGGCACCGAGGCCATCGGCCCCAACGACATCGCCTTCCACCGCCACGGCCGCAGCACGCTGCTCACCGTCGGCCTGAGCGAGGCGCCCGCCAACCGGGACACCCTGCCCGAGGTCGGCCAGGAGATGGGCCGCCTGCTGAGGGTGCGCCCGGACGTCGCCACCGGCCGCCCGTATACGGCGCGGCTGCAGAGCGAGCGCTTCGCCGACATCGCCGGCTGGGAGGCCGCACACAACCCCGACGGCGGCGAACTCGACTCCAACGCCCAGTCCGTCGCCTACGGGCCCGGCGGCACGGCCGTGGTCGACGCGGGCGCCAACTCGCTGCTGTTCGTGACCCACGGGGGGCAGGTGAGCACGCTGGCCGTGTTCGGCGAGCGGCAGATGCCCGCGCCGCCCTCGATGAACCTGCCCGCCGGGACCATGCTGCCGATGCAGTCGGTGCCGATGAGCGTGGCCTACCGCGACGGCGCGTACTACGTCGCCGAGCTGACCGGCCGACCGTTCACGCAGGGCAGCGCCCGCATCTTCAAGGTCGTGCCCGGCCAGCAGCCCACGGTGTACGCCGAGGGCCTGACCACCGTCGTGGACATCGCGTTCGCCCCCAACGGCGACCTGTACGCGCTGGAGTTCACGCACACCTCGATGTTCGGCCCGAGCCGTGGCGTCGGCGCCCTGATGCGCATCAAGAGGGGCGGCGGCGCCCCCGAGATGATCCTGGAGAACGTCGACCACCCCGGCGGCATCGCGATCCGCGGCCGCAACGCCTTCATCACCACCGGCTCGGTCCACCCCACCAACGGCGCCGTCATCAAACTCCGCCTCCCCGCCTGA
- a CDS encoding FAD-dependent oxidoreductase, which translates to MADRDSDVLTDVCVIGGGPAGLALALLLARSGVDVTVVEKSSSFERAFRGEILQPGGLAVLEELGVLQSARNRGSHVHDRFQLLSGGKAILGVDYKALPGPYNYMLSVPQQNILEELLAACRREPAFRYLAGTRVTDLVRDGGAVRGAVVSGPRGARTVRARCVVGADGRYSKTRQLSGIPYDRRDVFTFDLLWFKLPATGEPLRDVTIRGGGGRMLLSYSSYPEGVQLGWALPHGGYRAFAARPFTEFRDQLCQAAPEYAGRIYERVRGLTDLSLLDVFAGTAREWSRDGLLLIGDAAHTHSPLGAQGLNLALQDAVLAHPVLLKALRRSGPVDAAALSDYTAPRTADIRKVLKFQHIQAKGMLGSRSRAVEAGRHLMASIVHRTPIGHKLTRMVAFGNPACRVRSDLYATTGAARPAPPA; encoded by the coding sequence TTGGCTGACAGGGACAGCGACGTCCTCACCGACGTCTGCGTCATCGGCGGGGGGCCGGCCGGGCTGGCGCTCGCGCTGCTGCTCGCCCGCTCCGGCGTGGACGTGACGGTGGTGGAGAAGTCGTCGAGTTTCGAGCGCGCGTTCCGCGGCGAGATCCTGCAACCGGGCGGGCTGGCCGTGCTGGAGGAGCTGGGCGTGCTGCAGTCCGCCCGCAACCGGGGCAGCCACGTGCACGACCGGTTCCAGCTGCTCAGCGGTGGCAAGGCGATCCTGGGCGTGGACTACAAGGCGCTGCCTGGGCCGTACAACTACATGCTCAGCGTGCCGCAGCAGAACATCCTGGAGGAGCTGCTGGCCGCGTGCCGGCGCGAGCCGGCGTTCCGCTACCTGGCCGGCACCCGCGTCACCGACCTGGTGCGCGACGGCGGCGCGGTGCGCGGCGCGGTCGTGTCCGGGCCACGCGGCGCCCGCACCGTCCGGGCGCGCTGCGTGGTCGGCGCGGACGGGCGCTACTCCAAGACCCGGCAGCTGTCCGGCATCCCGTACGACCGGCGCGACGTGTTCACCTTCGACCTGCTCTGGTTCAAGCTGCCCGCGACCGGCGAGCCGCTGCGCGACGTGACCATCCGGGGCGGCGGCGGCCGCATGCTGCTCAGCTACAGCTCGTACCCGGAGGGCGTGCAGCTGGGCTGGGCGCTGCCGCACGGCGGCTACCGGGCGTTCGCGGCCCGGCCGTTCACCGAGTTCCGCGACCAGCTCTGCCAGGCCGCCCCGGAGTACGCCGGGCGCATCTACGAACGCGTACGCGGGCTGACCGACCTGAGCCTGCTCGACGTGTTCGCGGGCACCGCCCGGGAGTGGTCGCGCGACGGCCTGCTGCTCATCGGCGACGCCGCGCACACGCACAGCCCGCTGGGCGCGCAGGGCCTGAACCTGGCCCTGCAGGACGCGGTGCTGGCGCACCCGGTGCTGCTGAAGGCGCTGCGCCGCAGCGGCCCGGTGGACGCGGCGGCGCTGTCCGACTACACGGCGCCGCGCACCGCCGACATCCGCAAGGTGCTGAAGTTCCAGCACATCCAGGCCAAGGGCATGCTCGGCAGCCGCAGCAGGGCGGTCGAGGCGGGCCGCCACCTGATGGCCTCGATCGTGCACCGCACCCCGATCGGCCACAAGCTCACCCGGATGGTCGCCTTCGGCAACCCGGCCTGCCGCGTGCGCTCCGATCTCTACGCCACTACGGGCGCCGCCCGCCCGGCCCCGCCCGCCTGA
- a CDS encoding nuclear transport factor 2 family protein: protein MATTVLPDLTDTSALYLSVQQFYARHMHLLDSGRAQEWADTFTSDGTFTAPGLDAPVRGRAALAKAVEQTHARLAASGETHRHWHGMVWVTPAADGTAHVKCYGMVIAVDPEGTPRLHRHCLCEDVLVPAPTEPEGWLVASRHVTPDAAPTP from the coding sequence ATGGCCACGACCGTCCTGCCCGACCTCACCGACACGTCCGCGCTCTACCTGTCCGTCCAGCAGTTCTACGCCCGCCACATGCACCTGCTCGACTCCGGCCGCGCCCAGGAGTGGGCGGACACCTTCACCTCTGACGGCACCTTCACCGCCCCCGGCCTCGACGCGCCCGTCCGTGGCCGGGCAGCGCTCGCCAAGGCCGTCGAGCAGACCCACGCCCGCCTCGCCGCCTCCGGCGAGACCCACCGCCACTGGCACGGCATGGTCTGGGTGACCCCCGCCGCCGACGGCACCGCCCACGTCAAGTGCTACGGCATGGTCATCGCGGTCGACCCCGAGGGCACCCCCCGCCTCCACCGCCACTGCCTCTGCGAAGACGTCCTCGTCCCCGCCCCCACAGAACCCGAGGGCTGGCTCGTCGCCTCCCGCCACGTCACCCCCGACGCGGCCCCGACCCCCTAA
- a CDS encoding acetyl-CoA carboxylase biotin carboxyl carrier protein subunit — MTGLLDPSVRVPSIPVDTADACPLHAPLAEPARTVADDLDDVRRSAQHLLSGVDKQPRALRIRAGDVVVELEWPDEHPAPPAADAAQAAAAVLAAVAPPAAAAQPAAPAATVTTAAAAVCTTETAAPAAPAGIDVCATTVGTFYRAAEPGTPPFVTEGDQVRRGQQVAIIEVMKLMIPVEAEHDGQVVAVHVADGTSVEYGDRLLTLAPATGH, encoded by the coding sequence GTGACCGGTCTGCTGGATCCGTCCGTGCGCGTTCCATCGATCCCGGTGGATACCGCCGACGCCTGTCCGCTGCACGCCCCGCTCGCCGAGCCCGCCCGCACCGTCGCCGACGACCTCGACGACGTGCGCCGCAGCGCCCAGCACCTGCTGTCCGGCGTGGACAAGCAGCCCCGCGCGCTGCGCATCCGGGCCGGTGACGTGGTCGTCGAGCTGGAGTGGCCCGACGAGCACCCCGCGCCGCCCGCGGCGGACGCGGCTCAGGCGGCCGCGGCCGTGCTGGCCGCCGTCGCCCCGCCCGCCGCCGCGGCCCAGCCGGCCGCGCCGGCCGCGACGGTGACCACCGCCGCCGCGGCGGTCTGCACCACCGAGACCGCCGCGCCCGCCGCACCGGCCGGGATCGACGTCTGCGCGACCACCGTGGGCACCTTCTACCGCGCGGCGGAGCCGGGCACGCCGCCGTTCGTGACCGAGGGCGACCAGGTCCGGCGCGGCCAGCAGGTCGCGATCATCGAGGTGATGAAGCTGATGATCCCCGTCGAGGCCGAGCACGACGGGCAGGTCGTCGCGGTGCACGTGGCCGACGGCACATCCGTGGAGTACGGCGACCGCCTGCTCACGCTCGCCCCGGCGACCGGGCACTGA